A region from the Mucilaginibacter sp. CSA2-8R genome encodes:
- a CDS encoding phosphatase PAP2 family protein, with protein MKIKFALLYTLIFLSYSGVKAQNRIVDLDDRILIDLAKTRTPTQTKALMFLSRNYQVIELGIPVGMLAGGIAANNKELRQNALFVASSTAISMGTTTLLKLIFKRRRPFIRNVKVIPIYEPTRYSFPSGHTSSSVATATALSMAYPKWYVIVPAFAWAGATSYSRMYLGVHHPTDVLAGIGIGVATPLALDFLKKP; from the coding sequence ATGAAAATTAAGTTTGCACTGCTTTATACCCTTATATTTTTAAGCTACTCTGGCGTAAAAGCTCAAAACCGAATAGTTGATCTGGACGATCGCATACTGATTGATCTGGCCAAAACACGTACACCTACACAAACCAAGGCCCTGATGTTTTTGTCGAGAAATTATCAGGTCATCGAACTTGGCATCCCGGTTGGCATGCTGGCCGGAGGCATAGCAGCAAACAATAAAGAGTTACGTCAGAATGCTTTATTTGTGGCCAGCAGCACGGCCATTTCTATGGGAACTACTACGCTGCTCAAACTGATTTTTAAACGTCGTCGCCCTTTTATCCGAAACGTAAAAGTTATTCCTATTTATGAACCTACGCGGTATTCGTTCCCGTCGGGGCACACCTCATCAAGCGTAGCTACAGCTACCGCGTTATCCATGGCGTACCCTAAATGGTATGTCATTGTCCCGGCCTTTGCATGGGCCGGTGCAACCAGTTATTCCCGAATGTATTTAGGTGTGCATCACCCCACCGATGTATTAGCTGGTATCGGTATCGGCGTTGCCACTCCTTTGGCCTTAGATTTTTTGAAAAAGCCCTGA
- the ruvB gene encoding Holliday junction branch migration DNA helicase RuvB has protein sequence MNENLDPNRERLSTTERDIEKVLRPQAFEDFTGQHKILANLKVFVQAARQRGESLDHVLLHGPPGLGKTTLSHIIANEMGVGIKITSGPVLDKPGDLAGLLTNLEPGDILFIDEIHRLSPLVEEYLYSAMEDFKIDIMLESGPNARSVQLSLNPFTLVGATTRSGLLTAPLRARFGINSRLEYYDAKLLTTIILRSASILNTPISDEGAYEIARRSRGTPRIANALLRRTRDFAQIKGNGSIDTEIAKYALNALNVDEHGLDEMDNKILTTIIEKFKGGPVGVKTIATAVGEDEGTIEEVYEPFLIQEGFLMRTSRGREATDHAYRHLGIMRAGQAPRLF, from the coding sequence ATGAACGAGAATTTAGATCCTAACCGGGAGCGTTTAAGCACTACCGAACGCGACATCGAGAAGGTGTTGCGGCCGCAGGCTTTTGAAGATTTTACCGGTCAGCATAAAATATTAGCCAACTTAAAAGTGTTTGTACAGGCAGCACGCCAGCGCGGCGAGTCGCTCGATCATGTGTTGTTGCATGGTCCGCCGGGATTGGGGAAAACTACGCTGTCGCATATCATTGCTAACGAGATGGGGGTGGGCATCAAAATTACCTCAGGCCCTGTGCTGGATAAGCCCGGCGATCTGGCTGGCTTGCTAACCAACCTGGAACCCGGCGATATCTTGTTTATTGATGAGATTCACCGGTTGAGCCCTTTGGTAGAAGAGTACCTGTACTCGGCCATGGAAGATTTTAAGATTGATATTATGCTCGAGAGCGGCCCTAATGCCCGCTCGGTGCAATTATCACTTAACCCATTTACTTTAGTTGGTGCTACTACACGTTCGGGCTTATTAACCGCTCCATTACGGGCCCGTTTTGGCATCAACTCGCGTTTGGAGTATTATGATGCCAAATTGCTGACGACGATTATACTGCGCTCTGCATCTATTTTAAATACACCTATTTCCGACGAAGGCGCTTATGAAATTGCCCGCCGCAGCCGGGGTACCCCACGTATAGCCAATGCACTGTTACGCCGTACGCGCGATTTTGCTCAAATTAAAGGCAACGGCAGCATTGATACCGAAATTGCCAAGTACGCGCTGAACGCGTTGAACGTAGACGAGCATGGGTTGGACGAAATGGATAACAAGATTTTAACCACCATCATTGAGAAATTTAAAGGCGGCCCGGTAGGCGTAAAAACCATTGCCACTGCCGTAGGCGAAGATGAAGGTACGATTGAAGAGGTTTACGAGCCTTTTTTGATACAGGAGGGCTTTTTAATGCGTACCTCACGCGGCCGCGAAGCTACCGATCATGCCTATCGGCATTTAGGCATTATGCGGGCGGGACAGGCGCCAAGGTTATTTTAA
- a CDS encoding cytochrome d ubiquinol oxidase subunit II — protein sequence MEYLIIGFLWLSILLYLVLGGADFGAGIIELFSRGDNRHRTRKTAYKAIGPIWEANHMWLIIAVVILFVGFPLIYSTMSIYLHIPLVVMLLGITARGTAFVFRNYDAVVDEMQQVYNRIYLYSSFITPLFLGIIAGTAISGRINPDANSFLEAYVWVWLNWFGVAIGLFTVALCGFLASIYLIGEAIDDFDKQIFISKAVKWNVVAVGCGALVFTAAWVDGIPLIKWVLGNSVGLTAVLAASVSLVILWILVRNGHSMLPRVLAGFQASMILLAVSYVHFPNLLIMKNGQHLSLFKHQAQHATMTALGWALIIGSIFILPSLYYLYYSFQKDGFVEDAEH from the coding sequence ATGGAATATTTAATCATCGGGTTTTTGTGGCTGTCTATTTTACTTTACCTGGTTTTAGGTGGTGCCGATTTTGGCGCAGGTATTATTGAGCTGTTCAGCAGGGGAGACAACCGGCATCGCACCCGCAAAACAGCTTATAAAGCCATTGGCCCCATTTGGGAGGCTAACCACATGTGGCTCATAATCGCAGTTGTAATTTTATTTGTGGGCTTTCCGCTTATCTATAGCACTATGTCAATTTATCTGCATATCCCCTTGGTAGTGATGCTGTTAGGCATTACGGCCCGCGGTACAGCATTCGTGTTTCGTAATTATGATGCCGTGGTTGACGAAATGCAGCAGGTGTATAACCGTATATACCTATATTCCAGTTTCATTACGCCGCTTTTTTTGGGCATTATTGCAGGTACGGCTATATCCGGTCGCATCAACCCGGATGCTAATAGTTTTTTAGAGGCTTACGTTTGGGTTTGGTTAAATTGGTTTGGTGTTGCCATTGGTTTATTTACGGTGGCCTTATGTGGCTTTTTAGCATCTATCTATTTAATAGGCGAAGCCATAGATGATTTTGACAAACAGATATTTATAAGCAAAGCCGTAAAATGGAATGTAGTAGCCGTGGGCTGTGGCGCCCTGGTGTTTACAGCGGCCTGGGTAGACGGTATCCCGCTTATCAAATGGGTTTTAGGTAATTCGGTGGGTTTAACCGCCGTATTAGCTGCATCAGTTTCACTGGTGATATTATGGATTTTGGTACGTAATGGGCACAGCATGTTGCCTCGGGTTTTAGCCGGTTTTCAGGCCAGTATGATTTTACTGGCGGTGAGTTACGTGCATTTTCCAAATCTGTTAATTATGAAGAATGGGCAGCACTTGTCGTTGTTTAAACACCAGGCTCAGCACGCCACCATGACTGCCTTAGGCTGGGCCCTCATCATTGGTAGTATATTCATCCTGCCTTCGTTATATTACCTCTATTACAGTTTCCAGAAAGATGGCTTTGTAGAGGATGCGGAGCATTGA